In Candidatus Omnitrophota bacterium, the following are encoded in one genomic region:
- a CDS encoding uroporphyrinogen decarboxylase family protein, whose protein sequence is MNNKERMLAAMSLQEPDRVPVMCQLSIGHLLLNTDISPIDLWYTAEGCALAWVEMQRRYRFDGILMNLCGPPHDALESIARVEEYDREYIIRWDPGAFDYTHTIFPLDDLPRNIWPDGEPFADFDAFDPEKDLPDFLEWLPVSQGMKYPVHPDSRLDSIHWVQSLTGGDVSLHGEVFSPWDYHLATFGVERAIMAVMDDPGKVHAILEGYCELCIRWALEQIGAGVDALTLSSPWAGGGFLSRKQYQEFILPYERKINNAIRQAGVFCCTHTCGKLGDRLDLVMESNTNGVECLDPPPLGNVELADAKRITQGKVFIKGNIDSVNVLLGKTAEEVKEDARQRIEIAKPGGGYILSTACSVAPHVPPDNLEILCEAAEEYGRY, encoded by the coding sequence ATGAATAACAAAGAACGAATGCTCGCCGCCATGAGTTTGCAGGAGCCGGACCGAGTACCCGTCATGTGCCAACTTTCCATCGGCCACCTGCTGCTGAATACGGATATTTCTCCTATCGATCTATGGTATACCGCCGAGGGCTGCGCCCTCGCCTGGGTGGAGATGCAGCGCCGCTACCGTTTCGACGGGATTCTAATGAATCTTTGCGGACCGCCTCACGATGCGTTGGAATCTATCGCCCGCGTCGAAGAATACGACCGCGAGTACATCATCCGCTGGGATCCAGGCGCGTTCGATTATACGCACACGATCTTCCCGCTGGACGATTTGCCCCGAAATATCTGGCCCGATGGAGAGCCGTTCGCCGACTTCGATGCCTTCGATCCCGAAAAAGACTTGCCGGATTTCCTGGAATGGCTGCCGGTTTCACAGGGCATGAAATACCCAGTTCATCCCGACTCGCGTTTGGATTCGATTCATTGGGTGCAGTCTCTAACCGGCGGCGATGTAAGCCTGCACGGCGAAGTTTTCAGCCCGTGGGATTATCATCTCGCCACGTTCGGCGTCGAACGAGCCATCATGGCCGTCATGGACGATCCCGGCAAGGTGCACGCCATTCTGGAAGGGTACTGCGAGCTCTGCATCCGCTGGGCATTGGAGCAGATTGGCGCGGGCGTGGACGCGCTGACGCTGTCGTCGCCCTGGGCGGGCGGCGGATTTCTTTCCCGCAAGCAATACCAGGAGTTCATCCTTCCCTACGAGCGTAAGATTAACAACGCCATCCGTCAGGCGGGCGTTTTCTGCTGTACGCACACCTGCGGCAAACTGGGCGACCGCCTCGACCTGGTGATGGAATCGAATACCAACGGCGTGGAATGCCTCGATCCGCCGCCTCTGGGCAATGTGGAACTGGCGGACGCCAAGCGGATCACGCAGGGAAAAGTCTTTATCAAAGGAAATATCGATTCCGTTAACGTTCTGTTGGGCAAGACGGCGGAAGAAGTCAAGGAAGACGCGCGCCAGCGCATAGAAATCGCCAAGCCCGGCGGCGGTTACATCCTATCCACCGCCTGCTCCGTCGCTCCCCACGTCCCGCCGGATAATCTGGAGATTCTCTGCGAGGCGGCGGAGGAATATGGACGGTATTGA
- a CDS encoding HD domain-containing protein has translation MNLEFAQQLMQKFTKDPEHAVHVEKLSLNFFDQLKDLHLCGEMERQYLQCAALLHDIGCAVSYRKHHLHSYRIILDAHFPSLTAKEKQIVALIARYHRKSTPKLKHPEFLSLSQRDQTIVKRMSALLRIADALDRSRSHKIADFRCVIQKNECCCLIEAMGDCLEEKASVIKRKNLFMDVFGIDFQIVDETKKEIEPLSLAAPEPETAQANL, from the coding sequence ATGAACCTAGAATTTGCGCAACAATTAATGCAAAAATTCACCAAAGATCCTGAACATGCAGTTCATGTAGAAAAACTCTCTTTAAATTTCTTCGATCAATTGAAAGACCTGCACCTTTGTGGAGAGATGGAAAGGCAATATCTTCAATGCGCCGCTTTATTGCACGATATCGGTTGCGCAGTCAGTTATCGAAAGCACCATTTGCACTCCTATCGCATTATCTTAGACGCCCATTTTCCCTCTTTAACCGCTAAGGAAAAGCAGATCGTCGCTCTAATCGCCCGCTATCATCGTAAATCGACGCCGAAACTCAAACATCCGGAATTTTTATCGTTGTCGCAGCGCGACCAAACGATCGTAAAAAGAATGAGCGCTCTTTTACGCATTGCCGACGCCCTCGATCGCTCGCGCAGCCATAAAATTGCGGATTTTCGCTGCGTTATCCAAAAAAACGAATGCTGTTGCCTGATTGAAGCAATGGGTGATTGCTTGGAAGAAAAAGCGAGCGTGATAAAAAGGAAAAACCTCTTTATGGACGTATTCGGGATAGATTTCCAAATCGTAGACGAAACGAAAAAAGAGATCGAGCCGCTTTCGCTCGCCGCCCCGGAACCAGAAACGGCGCAAGCCAATCTTTAG
- a CDS encoding CotH kinase family protein — protein sequence MKIFDNNNRISLSIPSVLCLILFILLLPTAQWALGGSEKDNSDDSIFGMTKVWNIHLTISPENWQKMQPTRSGGPGGRPPFFGGPPPANNGDQPANRPERRMGPPGGFFPQDDLPYISAIVEVDGKKFENVGIRYKGNATLRMGGNSLKKPIKIDFNRYVKNQEFMGQTKINLNNNFFDPSHMVEVLSYETFRDFDLPAPRTAFAKVYITVEGQYGKEYLGLYTIAEQVNENFLQRNYGIKEGLLLKPRMIRGLPYFGDNWDDYEQPYDCKTDDVTWKEAKHFMEFAKFVNEATGVDFQKKIGEYIDVEAFLRFLAVNVAIANYDSILGMGQNYYIYHETKTDKYYWIPWDMDLSFGKFMMSGSPDIQARASIREPNPAPHPLIDRLLAIPEWKEKYLAFIREFTHKILQPERIQKKVETIRAAIQDAVKEDTKVPFDEFVKCVSYNAVSKSEDNISENPSPSSERDRGLRRGPMFKLFSISGWIAKRNESIQLQLDGKSEGEKLSGPGRPGGPGGPGGFGPGGPGGPGPGGFGPGGPGGFGPPEGFGPGMFLGPQLSAAIGQDQDKKIKKSIFIEKWNQWAAGWDKDKNDSLNDKELAEGLSPIFKLPDGFPPMGPPGEFSPTFFLIPAFMEKADDEGKISKTIFQQLGNEWFANWDADKSGDLDEKEIANGLNGMIRPPQDFMDGPPGF from the coding sequence ATGAAAATATTCGATAATAATAACCGTATTTCGTTATCTATTCCTTCGGTTTTATGCTTGATTCTTTTCATCTTATTGCTACCAACTGCTCAATGGGCATTAGGCGGTTCGGAGAAAGATAATTCCGATGATTCCATTTTCGGAATGACAAAAGTTTGGAATATCCATCTGACGATATCTCCCGAAAATTGGCAAAAAATGCAGCCAACACGATCCGGCGGCCCCGGCGGAAGACCTCCATTCTTCGGCGGCCCTCCACCTGCAAACAACGGCGACCAGCCCGCCAATCGTCCCGAACGCCGAATGGGGCCTCCGGGAGGTTTTTTCCCGCAAGACGATTTGCCCTATATCTCTGCAATCGTTGAAGTTGATGGCAAAAAGTTTGAAAACGTCGGAATTCGTTATAAGGGAAATGCTACTCTACGGATGGGTGGAAATTCCTTGAAAAAACCCATCAAGATTGATTTCAACCGTTATGTGAAAAATCAGGAATTCATGGGTCAAACCAAAATCAATCTCAACAATAACTTCTTCGATCCTTCGCACATGGTGGAAGTCCTCTCGTATGAAACATTCCGAGATTTTGACCTTCCCGCCCCGCGAACAGCCTTCGCCAAGGTCTATATCACAGTCGAAGGTCAATACGGCAAGGAATATCTGGGTTTATATACTATCGCCGAGCAAGTCAACGAAAACTTTTTACAACGTAATTACGGTATTAAAGAAGGATTGCTGTTGAAACCTCGAATGATCCGCGGCCTCCCTTATTTTGGCGACAATTGGGACGATTACGAACAACCATACGACTGCAAAACGGATGACGTTACTTGGAAGGAAGCCAAGCATTTTATGGAATTCGCCAAGTTCGTCAACGAAGCGACCGGCGTGGATTTTCAAAAGAAGATTGGAGAATACATTGACGTTGAAGCGTTTCTGCGCTTTTTAGCCGTCAATGTCGCTATCGCCAATTACGACAGCATTTTGGGCATGGGACAAAATTACTATATCTACCATGAAACCAAAACGGATAAATACTATTGGATTCCATGGGACATGGATTTGTCGTTCGGAAAATTCATGATGAGCGGTTCTCCCGATATCCAAGCGCGGGCTAGCATCCGGGAACCGAATCCCGCCCCCCATCCGCTCATTGATCGCCTACTGGCAATTCCCGAATGGAAAGAAAAATACTTAGCATTCATTCGGGAATTCACGCATAAGATTTTACAGCCGGAACGAATTCAAAAGAAAGTCGAAACCATCCGCGCCGCCATTCAAGATGCGGTTAAAGAAGATACTAAAGTCCCCTTCGACGAATTCGTCAAATGCGTCTCTTATAACGCAGTGTCGAAAAGCGAGGATAACATTTCGGAAAATCCCTCGCCTTCGTCTGAAAGAGATAGAGGATTGCGCCGAGGCCCTATGTTTAAATTGTTCTCGATCTCGGGTTGGATTGCAAAACGCAATGAATCCATCCAATTGCAATTGGATGGAAAATCGGAAGGCGAAAAATTATCAGGACCGGGACGTCCAGGCGGCCCAGGCGGACCCGGTGGATTTGGACCTGGCGGACCCGGCGGACCTGGGCCAGGCGGATTTGGTCCCGGCGGCCCCGGCGGATTCGGTCCTCCGGAAGGATTCGGGCCGGGTATGTTCTTAGGACCGCAATTATCCGCAGCCATCGGCCAGGATCAAGATAAGAAGATCAAAAAATCGATTTTCATCGAAAAATGGAATCAATGGGCTGCAGGATGGGACAAAGACAAAAATGATAGTTTGAACGATAAAGAACTCGCCGAGGGTTTATCTCCTATTTTTAAACTGCCAGATGGTTTTCCGCCGATGGGACCTCCAGGCGAATTCTCTCCCACCTTCTTCTTGATTCCCGCATTCATGGAAAAAGCGGACGACGAGGGGAAAATATCGAAAACGATTTTTCAGCAATTGGGTAACGAATGGTTCGCGAATTGGGACGCCGATAAAAGCGGCGATTTGGACGAGAAGGAAATTGCGAATGGTTTGAATGGAATGATTCGTCCTCCACAGGATTTCATGGACGGACCTCCAGGATTCTGA
- a CDS encoding 3-isopropylmalate dehydrogenase, translating to MKTYKIAVMGGDGTGPEVIREGVKVLKVLEQKAGFKCEYTDFDFGGERYMKTGEILPDSAIEELKKFNAIYLGAIGHPDVKPGILEKGILLKARFELDQYINLRPVKLYPGVWTPIKDKGPKEIDFVVVRENSAGIYTGGGGIIKKGTPNEVAIQEMVYTRFEVDRCLKYAFEYTKKRNKNNTLTLCGKTNVLTFVYDLWERAFHEMGQKEYPGIKREYAHVDATTMWMVKNPEWFDVIVTGNMFGDIITDLGAMVQGGMGVAAGGNINPQGTSMFEPIGGSAPKYTNQNVINPIACISAGQMMLEHLGEEKAAKMLDKAVSDFLGSGKLPGLAVSDIVKAGMSTSKIGDDIAQRVQDM from the coding sequence ATGAAGACTTATAAAATTGCCGTCATGGGCGGCGACGGAACCGGACCGGAAGTCATACGCGAAGGCGTCAAAGTACTCAAAGTCCTGGAACAAAAAGCCGGATTCAAATGCGAGTATACGGATTTCGATTTCGGCGGCGAACGCTACATGAAAACGGGGGAAATTCTCCCCGACAGCGCCATCGAAGAGTTGAAAAAATTTAATGCCATCTACCTCGGCGCCATCGGCCACCCCGACGTGAAGCCGGGAATCTTGGAAAAAGGCATCCTGCTCAAAGCGCGCTTCGAACTGGATCAATACATCAACCTTCGACCCGTCAAACTCTATCCCGGCGTATGGACGCCGATTAAAGATAAAGGTCCCAAGGAAATCGACTTCGTCGTCGTGCGCGAAAACAGCGCCGGCATCTATACCGGCGGCGGCGGAATTATTAAAAAAGGCACGCCTAACGAAGTCGCCATCCAGGAAATGGTTTACACTCGCTTCGAAGTCGACCGTTGCTTGAAATATGCTTTCGAATATACGAAGAAAAGAAACAAAAACAACACGCTGACTCTTTGCGGAAAAACCAACGTCCTTACTTTCGTCTACGATCTCTGGGAACGCGCTTTTCATGAAATGGGGCAAAAAGAATATCCTGGCATCAAGCGCGAATACGCCCACGTAGACGCTACCACTATGTGGATGGTAAAGAATCCCGAATGGTTCGACGTCATCGTCACCGGCAACATGTTCGGCGACATCATTACCGATCTGGGCGCAATGGTTCAAGGCGGCATGGGCGTCGCGGCGGGCGGCAACATCAATCCCCAAGGAACCTCGATGTTCGAGCCGATCGGCGGCTCCGCTCCTAAATATACCAACCAAAACGTCATCAATCCCATCGCCTGCATTAGCGCTGGCCAAATGATGTTGGAACATCTGGGCGAAGAGAAAGCGGCGAAAATGTTGGATAAGGCTGTCTCCGATTTTCTCGGCAGCGGCAAACTCCCTGGCTTGGCCGTAAGCGACATCGTCAAAGCGGGCATGTCCACTTCCAAGATCGGCGACGATATCGCCCAGCGCGTTCAAGATATGTAA